One stretch of Oncorhynchus tshawytscha isolate Ot180627B linkage group LG19, Otsh_v2.0, whole genome shotgun sequence DNA includes these proteins:
- the LOC121840097 gene encoding glycine-rich cell wall structural protein 1-like: MSRSGPLRQTLIFVIVSETWLTDKTLDSDVAMDGSNVFRAGRKGNGGGVSMDGSNVFRAGRKGNGGGVSMDGYNVFRAGRKGNGGGVSMDGYNVFRAGRKGNGGGVSMDGYNVFRVGRKGNGGGVSMDGYNVFRAGRKGNGVGVSMDGYNVFRAGRKGNGCGVSMDGSNVFRGGRKGNGGGVSMDGSNVFRAGRKGNGAGVSMDGYNVFRAGRKGNGAGVSMDGYNVFRVGRKGNGGGVSMDGYNVFRAGRKGNGVGVSMDGYNVFRVGRKGNGGGVSMDGYNVFRAGRKGNGGGVSMDGSNVFRGGRKGNGCGVSMDGSNVFRGGRKGNGGGVSMDGSNVFRAGRKGNGAGVSMDGYNVFRAGRKGNGGGVSMDGYNVFRVGRKGNGGGVSMDGYNVFRAGRKGNGVGVSMDGYNVFRAGRKGNGGGVSMDGSNVFRAGRKGNGGGVSMDGYNVFRVGRKGNGGGVSMDGYNVFRVGRKGNGVGVSMDGYNVFRAGRKGNGCGVSMDGYNVFRAGRKGKGCGIAIYTNNRLSVSLLKATDSPKLYELLTLKLQLGSHSKITVIGIHHPPFANKCVLNKLTGFNCHFYYPRGVDRWRF; this comes from the exons atgTCAAGATCTGGGCCTCTCAGGCAGACCCTGATATTTGTTATTGTTTCTGAGACCTGGTTAACTGATAAAACCCTGGACTCTGACGTTGCTATGGATGGATCCAATGTGTTTAGGGCTGGTAGGAAAGGCAACGGTGGTGGTGTTTCTATGGATGGTTCCAATGTGTTTAGGGCTGGTAGGAAAGGCAACGGTGGTGGTGTTTCTATGGATGGTTACAATGTGTTTAGGGCTGGTAGGAAAGGCAACG GTGGTGGTGTTTCTATGGATGGTTACAATGTGTTTAGGGCTGGTAGGAAAGGCAACGGTGGTGGTGTTTCTATGGATGGTTACAATGTGTTTAGGGTTGGTAGGAAAGGTAACGGTGGTGGTGTTTCTATGGATGGTTACAATGTGTTTAGGGCTGGTAGGAAAGGCAACGGTGTTGGTGTTTCTATGGATGGTTACAATGTGTTTAGGGCTGGTAGGAAAGGCAACGGTTGTGGTGTTTCTATGGATGGTTCCAATGTGTTTAGGGGTGGTAGGAAAGGCAATGGTGGTGGTGTTTCTATGGATGGTTCCAATGTGTTTAGGGCTGGTAGGAAAGGTAACGGTGCTGGTGTTTCTATGGATGGTTACAATGTGTTTAGGGCTGGTAGGAAAGGCAACGGTGCTGGTGTTTCTATGGATGGTTACAATGTGTTTAGGGTTGGTAGGAAAGGTAACGGTGGTGGTGTTTCTATGGATGGTTACAATGTGTTTAGGGCTGGTAGGAAAGGCAACGGTGTTGGTGTTTCTATGGATGGTTACAATGTGTTTAGGGTTGGTAGGAAAGGCAACGGTGGTGGTGTTTCTATGGATGGTTACAATGTGTTTAGGGCTGGTAGGAAAGGCAACGGTGGTGGTGTTTCTATGGATGGTTCCAATGTGTTTAGGGGTGGTAGGAAAGGCAACGGTTGTGGTGTTTCTATGGATGGTTCCAATGTGTTTAGGGGTGGTAGGAAAGGCAACGGTGGTGGTGTTTCTATGGATGGTTCCAATGTGTTTAGGGCTGGTAGGAAAGGTAACGGTGCTGGTGTTTCTATGGATGGTTACAATGTGTTTAGGGCTGGTAGGAAAGGCAACGGTGGTGGTGTTTCTATGGATGGTTACAATGTGTTTAGGGTTGGTAGGAAAGGTAACGGTGGTGGTGTTTCTATGGATGGTTACAATGTGTTTAGGGCTGGTAGGAAAGGTAACGGTGTTGGTGTTTCTATGGATGGTTACAATGTGTTTAGGGCTGGTAGGAAAGGCAATGGTGGTGGTGTTTCTATGGATGGTTCCAATGTGTTTAGGGCTGGTAGGAAAGGCAACGGTGGTGGTGTTTCTATGGATGGTTACAATGTGTTTAGGGTTGGTAGGAAAGGTAACGGTGGTGGTGTTTCTATGGATGGTTACAATGTGTTTAGGGTTGGTAGGAAAGGTAACGGTGTTGGTGTTTCTATGGATGGTTACAATGTGTTTAGGGCTGGTAGGAAAGGCAACGGTTGTGGTGTTTCTATGGATGGTTACAATGTGTTTAGGGCTGGTAGGAAAGGCAAAGGTTGTGGTATTGCTATTTACACAAATAAtcgtctttctgtgtctctgttgaAGGCTACCGACAGTCCTAAACTATATGAATTGTTGACTTTAAAACTTCAGTTGGGTTCACACTCAAAAATAACAGTTATAGGAATCCATCATCCACCCTTCGCAAATAAGTGTGTACTAAACAAACTCACTGGGTTTAATTGCCATTTTTACTACCCCAGAGGTGTCGATCGCTGGAGATTTTAA